In a genomic window of Candidatus Binataceae bacterium:
- a CDS encoding phosphoglycerate kinase, whose translation MPISSIAQLKLAGKHVLLRFDFNVPLADRTISDTGRIDASLPTIRYVIEQGGSAVLCSHLGRPKERTPALSLKPVADYLSEVLARKVALAPDCIGEVTGRMINALKPGDALLLENLRFHAEEEANDRDFAHELARGKQAYVNDAFGTAHRAHASTVGVTAFIAERAAGFLMMRELEALGAVIENPARPSLAIMGGAKVSDKIGVIRNLLTKVDAILIGGAMAYTFLKANGIVTGRSRVEEDKLELARDLVAEAERKGVRIMLPSDHVVASAPEAGALIRTVTDIPGDLMGLDIGPTTIEQFKSEIAHAKTVIWNGPLGFFELPEFAHGTLAVGEALANTDGVKSIIGGGDTAAALAHAPWASRFTHISTGGGATLEYLEGRVLPGVKALES comes from the coding sequence ATGCCGATATCATCGATCGCGCAGCTCAAACTCGCCGGCAAGCACGTGCTGTTGCGCTTCGACTTCAACGTGCCGCTCGCCGACCGCACGATTTCCGACACCGGTCGAATCGATGCCAGCCTCCCCACCATCCGCTACGTGATCGAGCAGGGAGGAAGCGCGGTGCTGTGCTCGCATCTTGGCCGCCCCAAGGAGCGCACTCCCGCGCTCTCTCTGAAACCAGTCGCCGATTACCTGAGCGAGGTCCTTGCGCGCAAGGTCGCGCTGGCGCCCGATTGCATTGGCGAGGTGACGGGCCGGATGATCAATGCGCTCAAACCCGGTGATGCGCTCCTGCTGGAGAATCTCCGCTTCCATGCTGAAGAAGAGGCCAACGATCGCGATTTCGCGCACGAGCTGGCGCGCGGCAAGCAAGCGTATGTGAATGACGCATTCGGCACCGCTCATCGCGCGCACGCATCGACCGTGGGCGTGACCGCGTTTATCGCTGAACGCGCGGCGGGCTTCCTGATGATGAGGGAGCTGGAGGCTCTTGGCGCGGTCATCGAAAATCCCGCGCGCCCCTCGCTCGCGATCATGGGCGGCGCCAAGGTGTCTGACAAAATCGGCGTGATCCGCAATCTGCTGACCAAGGTAGACGCAATCCTGATAGGCGGTGCGATGGCCTATACCTTCCTCAAGGCCAACGGCATCGTCACCGGCCGCTCGCGCGTCGAGGAAGACAAACTCGAACTCGCGCGTGACCTGGTTGCCGAGGCCGAGCGTAAAGGCGTCCGGATCATGCTGCCGAGCGACCACGTGGTCGCTTCGGCGCCCGAGGCCGGCGCCCTTATCCGCACGGTGACCGACATTCCAGGCGACCTGATGGGACTGGATATCGGGCCTACCACCATCGAGCAGTTCAAGAGCGAGATCGCGCACGCCAAGACGGTAATCTGGAATGGCCCGCTAGGATTCTTCGAACTGCCCGAGTTCGCGCACGGCACCCTTGCGGTCGGAGAGGCGCTGGCCAACACCGACGGCGTCAAGTCGATTATCGGTGGTGGAGACACCGCGGCAGCCCTAGCGCATGCACCGTGGGCCAGCCGCTTCACGCACATCTCGACCGGCGGCGGCGCGACGCTGGAGTATCTCGAAGGCCGTGTGCTGCCCGGGGTCAAAGCGCTGGAAAGCTGA
- the gap gene encoding type I glyceraldehyde-3-phosphate dehydrogenase — translation MASKIGINGFGRIGRMFFRAALGKPELEVVAVNDITNAATLAHLLKHDSIHGTLKQEVKTEGTSIVVDGRPIQVLAERDPAKLPWARLGVQAVVESTGLFTARDKAALHIAAGAKKVVISAPADGADVTLCLGVNEETYDRAKHDVISNASCTTNCLAPVAKVLHENFGVIHGLMTTVHSYTSDQMLQDGPHNDLRRARAAALSMVPTSTGAARAIGLVLPALKGKLDGIAVRVPTANVSVVDLTATIERDADERAVNDAMKKAAEGPLKGILAYSEAPLVSVDFNGNPASSIFDAPLTKVLGGKLVKIFSWYDNEWGYSNRLADVTAFVAARL, via the coding sequence GTGGCGAGCAAGATTGGAATAAACGGCTTCGGCCGGATCGGTCGGATGTTCTTTCGGGCAGCGCTGGGTAAGCCGGAACTCGAGGTCGTCGCGGTCAACGATATCACCAATGCCGCGACGCTCGCTCATCTTCTCAAGCACGATTCGATACACGGCACCCTAAAGCAGGAGGTCAAGACCGAAGGTACTAGCATCGTAGTCGATGGTCGCCCGATCCAGGTGCTCGCCGAACGCGACCCCGCAAAACTGCCGTGGGCGAGGCTCGGGGTGCAGGCGGTGGTCGAATCGACCGGGCTGTTCACCGCGCGCGACAAGGCCGCGCTTCATATTGCTGCCGGCGCGAAGAAGGTCGTGATCAGCGCACCGGCCGATGGTGCCGACGTCACGCTGTGTCTCGGAGTGAACGAGGAGACTTACGACCGCGCGAAGCACGATGTCATCTCCAACGCATCGTGCACCACCAATTGCCTGGCTCCGGTGGCGAAAGTCCTGCACGAGAATTTCGGTGTCATCCACGGGCTCATGACCACCGTGCACAGCTACACCTCCGATCAGATGCTCCAGGACGGCCCGCATAATGATTTGCGACGGGCCCGCGCCGCCGCGCTGTCCATGGTTCCTACCTCGACCGGTGCGGCACGCGCGATCGGGCTAGTGCTGCCCGCGCTCAAAGGCAAGCTCGATGGAATTGCGGTGCGGGTGCCGACCGCGAACGTCTCGGTGGTCGACCTGACCGCGACCATCGAGAGGGACGCCGATGAGAGGGCGGTCAACGACGCGATGAAGAAAGCGGCCGAAGGCCCGCTCAAGGGCATTCTCGCGTACAGCGAGGCGCCGCTGGTGTCGGTCGATTTCAACGGCAACCCCGCATCGTCGATCTTTGATGCGCCGCTGACCAAGGTCTTGGGTGGCAAGCTGGTGAAAATTTTCTCCTGGTATGACAACGAGTGGGGATACTCCAACCGGCTCGCCGACGTAACGGCGTTTGTGGCGGCCAGACTCTAG
- a CDS encoding MotA/TolQ/ExbB proton channel family protein: MSEATGQLGVVQLVVGTGPVVAAVLWILIAFSVGCWGVILYKLVQVSRARRQSERFITIFWESKNLNAIHTASLGFGHSPVAQVFRAGYQELLQLTRAKKQVVGGEGSFSTDLGGIENVTRSMKRQSNVELTKLEYGTTFLATSGSTCPFIGLFGTVWGIMTAFIGLSAAHSSNIQAVAPGIAEALIATAVGLVAAIPAQMFYNYFVARIRVLATEMDNFTSEFLNIAERHFLS, encoded by the coding sequence ATGAGCGAGGCGACCGGGCAGCTGGGTGTGGTGCAGTTGGTGGTGGGGACCGGGCCGGTCGTCGCGGCCGTGCTGTGGATTCTAATCGCTTTTTCCGTCGGCTGCTGGGGAGTCATTCTTTACAAGCTGGTGCAGGTTTCCCGCGCGCGGCGCCAATCCGAGCGCTTTATCACGATTTTCTGGGAATCCAAGAACCTCAACGCCATCCACACCGCGAGCCTTGGCTTCGGCCACAGTCCGGTCGCGCAGGTGTTTCGCGCCGGCTACCAAGAGCTGCTGCAGCTCACCCGTGCCAAGAAGCAGGTGGTCGGCGGTGAAGGTTCGTTTTCCACCGATCTGGGCGGTATCGAAAACGTCACCCGCTCGATGAAGCGGCAATCGAACGTCGAACTGACCAAGCTCGAATACGGCACGACTTTTCTCGCCACCTCCGGATCGACCTGTCCGTTTATCGGACTGTTCGGCACGGTTTGGGGAATCATGACCGCGTTTATTGGCCTGTCGGCGGCGCATTCTTCGAATATCCAGGCGGTAGCACCCGGCATCGCCGAGGCGCTGATCGCGACCGCGGTTGGTCTGGTCGCCGCCATTCCCGCGCAGATGTTTTACAATTATTTCGTCGCGCGGATTCGCGTGCTGGCGACCGAGATGGACAATTTCACGTCCGAATTCCTGAATATTGCCGAACGCCACTTCCTGTCATAG
- the tolR gene encoding protein TolR: MAFEPGQRGQFVSQINVTPLVDVMLVLLVIFMVTAPIIQQGVQVALPKVKAEALPGKEEQFVVSITRDDQIYLNDTKLTAVALTDKLTAIAKERPDRQVFIRADEQVPYGEVIRTMAAIKAAGIENVGMVTQPATEAASDSSANQHTSGKPDQ, from the coding sequence ATGGCTTTTGAACCCGGACAGCGCGGTCAATTCGTATCGCAGATCAATGTTACGCCGCTGGTCGACGTAATGCTGGTGCTGCTGGTGATTTTTATGGTGACCGCGCCAATTATCCAGCAAGGCGTGCAGGTCGCGCTGCCCAAGGTCAAGGCCGAAGCGCTGCCCGGGAAGGAAGAGCAGTTCGTCGTCTCGATCACCCGTGACGACCAGATTTACCTGAACGATACCAAGCTCACGGCGGTCGCTTTGACCGACAAGCTGACCGCGATAGCAAAAGAGCGCCCCGACCGGCAGGTTTTCATCCGCGCCGACGAGCAGGTTCCTTACGGCGAAGTGATCCGCACGATGGCCGCGATCAAGGCAGCCGGCATCGAAAACGTCGGGATGGTAACGCAACCTGCGACAGAAGCCGCGTCGGATTCTTCTGCAAACCAACACACCAGTGGCAAGCCCGACCAATAG
- a CDS encoding TonB family protein, protein MASPTNSRTEAPGRAGYLVAILVSALGHVGLFVVVFFLAPRWLHSEDRTPPAYTVKIVDALPAGDLGSHLPRLARRTAEIKPPEALEEEPPVEEQKPPEQKTPADEDKNAIALNTKSQEATPTETPTPTPEPTPVPTVEATKAPSALHTAVPRKHPIPVPTTAKRHPNANPTPMLMAKVEVKPTPSVQQRLNKLRAQLLAESLKRRSKDQEDEDTDDEDEDTDTASPPTSGPAGAGPVVGSIPREGKGYGVGPGAGSEGMLQDPDFVLYYQAVQDKIKKAWSFMGGSSDLTATVDFSIGPDGALTGVKLAAGSKDSAFDESVIRAIRRAAPFPAPPDKYRSEFMQGIEAQFALGDLRS, encoded by the coding sequence GTGGCAAGCCCGACCAATAGTCGTACTGAGGCCCCCGGGCGGGCGGGCTATCTAGTAGCGATTCTGGTTTCCGCGCTGGGGCACGTGGGCCTGTTCGTGGTGGTGTTTTTCCTCGCGCCGCGCTGGCTCCATTCCGAAGACCGGACCCCGCCCGCGTACACGGTAAAAATCGTTGATGCGCTGCCGGCGGGCGATCTGGGTAGTCATTTGCCGCGGCTCGCACGCAGGACCGCGGAGATCAAGCCACCTGAAGCCCTCGAGGAGGAACCCCCGGTCGAGGAGCAAAAGCCCCCGGAGCAGAAAACCCCGGCGGACGAAGATAAAAACGCCATCGCTCTCAACACGAAGAGCCAGGAAGCGACCCCGACCGAAACTCCGACGCCCACTCCGGAACCGACCCCCGTGCCGACGGTCGAAGCGACCAAAGCGCCGTCGGCGCTTCATACGGCGGTGCCCAGGAAACACCCGATTCCCGTTCCAACTACGGCCAAGAGGCACCCCAACGCCAACCCGACACCGATGTTGATGGCCAAGGTGGAGGTAAAGCCGACCCCGAGCGTTCAGCAGCGGCTCAATAAGCTGCGCGCGCAACTTCTTGCGGAATCGCTCAAGCGACGGTCCAAGGACCAGGAGGACGAAGACACCGACGACGAGGACGAAGACACCGATACCGCATCGCCGCCGACGTCCGGCCCCGCGGGCGCGGGCCCGGTGGTTGGCTCCATTCCGCGTGAGGGCAAGGGTTACGGGGTTGGTCCTGGCGCTGGAAGTGAAGGAATGCTGCAGGACCCCGATTTTGTACTGTACTATCAGGCTGTGCAGGATAAGATTAAGAAGGCTTGGAGCTTCATGGGTGGCTCCTCGGATTTGACCGCGACGGTCGACTTCTCGATCGGTCCGGATGGTGCGCTGACGGGTGTGAAGCTGGCGGCGGGCTCTAAAGATTCCGCCTTCGATGAGTCGGTAATCCGCGCAATTCGGCGCGCGGCACCATTCCCCGCGCCGCCTGACAAATATCGCTCCGAATTCATGCAGGGCATTGAAGCGCAGTTCGCTCTTGGGGATCTTAGATCCTAG